A single region of the Lycium barbarum isolate Lr01 chromosome 2, ASM1917538v2, whole genome shotgun sequence genome encodes:
- the LOC132627689 gene encoding septin and tuftelin-interacting protein 1 homolog 1-like, producing the protein MDDDQEMERFGMENDYEDGQWISGEFYYRKRKEKKHVQTKDDVLYGVFASGDSDSDYEGSSKKRKKGLSTKPDLTKPVNFVSNGTVMPNQEIDQNTKEENDQLISEESKGLGFGASVGLGFGTSSTNNNADEEYIKTAAQVETDGENFLPSAFGRKIKEGALRREKEKEKEKSMLAKKSSESGRREPGGDVGGFEKYTKGIGKKLLEKMGYKGGGLGRNQQGILAPIEAKLRPKNMGMGFNDYKEASAPALQESEGKPVACPPQPVEGRSKEKLWSKQAKKVKKAYITAEELLAKKQEQGLEIIQKVFDMRGPQVRVLTNLENLNAEEKARENDVPMPELQHNIMLIVDLAELDIQKIDSDLRNEREAVVALQKEKEKLQAEAARQKRQFDNMEEIVSVLDRIGGESTSGTLTLDSLAKAFADLQQQYAEEYKLCNLSSIACSYALPLFIQVFQEWDPLQTPTHGLEVVSLWKNLLQGDDIFTISDAASPYTQLFMEVVFPAVRISGTNTWQARDPEPMLRFLDSWEKLLPPAVLQTILENIVLPKLSAAVNSWDPRRETIPIHSWVHPWLPLLGQRLESCYHTIRNRLESVLHAWHPSDMSAYYILSPWKTVFDAINWEKLMVRFIVPKLLAVMHEFQINPANQNLDQFYWVRTWATAIPIHHMLPILDIFFNKWQEVLYHWLCSNPNFEEVTKWYLGWKELIPPELQANEHVRYRLNLVLEMMNQAVEGLEVVQPGLRENISYLRVLEQRQFETQKKAAAQAQSRPFVGSNSGTQMDGTGGGVYMSVKEIVEVHAQQNGLLFKPKPGRMQDGHQIYGFGNISIIIDSLNQKVFAQVEDRWSLVSLEQLLDLHNRSGLKRR; encoded by the coding sequence ATGGATGATGATCAGGAAATGGAAAGGTTTGGAATGGAGAATGATTATGAAGATGGTCAGTGGATCAGTGGTGAATTCTACTATCGGAAGCGCAAAGAAAAAAAGCACGTTCAAACCAAGGATGATGTCCTCTATGGTGTTTTTGCTTCTGGGGATAGCGACTCTGACTATGAGGGATCCTCCAAGAAGCGCAAGAAAGGACTTTCCACGAAGCCTGACCTCACTAAACCTGTTAATTTCGTCTCAAATGGAACTGTCATGCCTAACCAAGAAATTGATCAGAATACCAAAGAGGAAAACGACCAGCTAATATCAGAAGAGAGCAAAGGTTTGGGATTTGGGGCATCTGTTGGCCTTGGATTTGGTACTAGTTCCACCAATAATAATGCTGATGAGGAATATATCAAGACAGCAGCCCAGGTTGAAACTGATGGGGAAAACTTTCTGCCGTCTGCTTTTGGTAGGAAGATCAAAGAAGGTGCCCTAAGACGtgagaaggaaaaggaaaaggagaagTCTATGTTGGCCAAGAAATCTTCTGAATCAGGGAGAAGAGAACCTGGTGGTGATGTTGGTGGCTTTGAGAAGTATACCAAGGGGATTGGGAAGAAATTGCTTGAGAAGATGGGTTATAAGGGAGGTGGGTTGGGTAGAAATCAGCAAGGAATTTTGGCTCCGATCGAGGCAAAGCTAAGGCCCAAGAATATGGGAATGGGTTTCAATGACTATAAGGAGGCTAGTGCACCAGCTCTTCAAGAATCAGAAGGAAAGCCTGTTGCTTGTCCTCCTCAACCCGTGGAAGGCCGCTCAAAAGAGAAGCTTTGGTCAAAGCAAGCTAAAAAAGTGAAGAAGGCTTACATTACAGCTGAAGAGTTGTTAGCCAAAAAGCAGGAGCAGGGCCTGGAAATTATTCAGAAGGTCTTTGATATGAGGGGTCCACAGGTTCGAGTCTTGACGAATCTGGAGAATTTGAACGCTGAGGAAAAAGCAAGGGAAAATGATGTTCCAATGCCTGAACTTCAGCACAATATCATGTTGATTGTCGATTTGGCAGAACTTGACATACAAAAAATTGATAGTGATTTGAGAAATGAGAGGGAGGCAGTTGTTGCTTtgcagaaggagaaggagaagctCCAAGCTGAGGCAGCTCGCCAAAAAAGGCAGTTTGATAATATGGAAGAGATTGTCAGTGTATTGGACCGGATAGGGGGAGAAAGCACATCTGGTACCCTGACCCTAGACTCCCTTGCAAAAGCATTTGCAGACTTGCAACAGCAGTATGCTGAGGAATACAAACTCTGCAACTTGTCAAGCATAGCGTGCTCATATGCTCTGCCTTTATTTATTCAAGTTTTTCAGGAATGGGATCCACTTCAAACTCCAACACATGGATTGGAGGTGGTTTCCCTGTGGAAGAACCTTTTGCAAGGGGATGACATTTTTACTATCTCTGATGCCGCATCTCCTTATACTCAACTATTTATGGAAGTTGTATTCCCCGCTGTTAGAATATCTGGCACCAATACCTGGCAGGCAAGGGACCCTGAACCAATGCTTCGTTTTTTGGATTCTTGGGAGAAGCTGTTGCCTCCTGCAGTCCTTCAGACAATACTGGAAAACATTGTTTTGCCCAAGTTATCAGCTGCTGTGAACTCCTGGGATCCACGTCGAGAAACAATTCCAATCCATTCCTGGGTTCATCCATGGTTGCCCTTGCTGGGTCAAAGATTGGAAAGCTGCTATCACACTATACGTAACAGATTGGAAAGTGTCTTGCATGCTTGGCACCCAAGTGATATGTCTGCATACTACATATTGTCTCCTTGGAAGACTGTGTTTGATGCAATTAACTGGGAAAAGCTGATGGTCCGGTTTATTGTTCCAAAGTTGTTAGCAGTGATGCATGAATTCCAAATAAATCCAGCAAATCAGAACCTTGATCAGTTCTATTGGGTCCGTACTTGGGCTACTGCTATTCCCATCCATCACATGCTTCCAATACTGGATATATTCTTCAACAAGTGGCAAGAGGTTTTGTACCACTGGTTATGCTCAAACCCGAACTTTGAAGAAGTGACGAAATGGTATTTGGGTTGGAAGGAACTTATTCCACCTGAACTTCAGGCAAATGAACACGTTCGCTATCGACTTAATCTTGTTCTAGAAATGATGAACCAGGCTGTTGAAGGCTTGGAGGTTGTTCAGCCTGGTTTGAGGGAGAACATTAGTTATCTTAGGGTTCTTGAACAAAGGCAGTTTGAGACTCAGAAAAAAGCTGCAGCACAAGCTCAATCCCGTCCTTTTGTGGGCTCGAACAGTGGTACCCAAATGGATGGTACAGGTGGTGGGGTTTACATGAGCGTGAAAGAAATTGTTGAAGTTCATGCTCAACAGAATGGTTTGCTGTTCAAGCCTAAGCCCGGCAGGATGCAAGATGGTCATCAGATATATGGTTTTGGTAACATCAGCATTATTATAGATTCTCTCAATCAGAAGGTGTTTGCGCAAGTTGAGGACAGGTGGTCTTTGGTATCACTTGAGCAGCTGTTGGATCTGCATAATCGATCTGGGTTAAAGCGCCGATAA